The Chordicoccus furentiruminis DNA window CGTGTTCTCATCGTCCGCGCCGTCCGCGGAGATGCCGACAGACTCGAACAACTCCAGCGTTTTCTTCGCGAGGCGACCCTTCGTCAATGCAATCGTCAGGTCGTGCATTCACGCCTCCTTTTCCGCACGCTTCCGTGCCAGTGCGTTCATCAGCTGGTCGATGGAGACGCCGACGCCCACCGCCGGCGCGTCCATGCCGAAGTGACCCAGCAGTCTGTCGTACCGTCCGCCCTTCGCCACCGGCTCTCCGACGCCGTAGGTGAAGGCGGAAAAGATCATGCCCGTGTAGTAGTGGAACTTGCTCAGCAGACCGAAATCATAAGAAATGTAACGGTCGTTCCCGGTATCGGCGACCAGGCGGCTGATCTCGATGAGCCGGGCAATCGCCGCCTTCGCGCCGTCGTTGACCGCGTAGCGGGCCGCTTCCTCCAGCACCTCCCGGCCGCCGAACAGCTGCGGCATCCGGACAAACGCGCCCTGAATCGCCGGCTGAATCTTCTCCGACTCCAGAAGTTCACTCACACCGAAGAAATTCTTGTTGGAAATCAGGCGGCGGACATCCTCGATCCTCTCCGGCGTAAGACCGGAATCCTGCGCCAGCGCCTTGAAGTAATCGTTTTCGCCGACACTGACCTGAAACTCCGTGAGGCCGGCTTCCTTCAGAAGATCGCAGGTGATCCGGAGTATCTCGGCGTCGGCAGCGGCCGAACCGTCCCCGATCAGCTCCACTCCCATCTGCGTCTGTTCCTTGAGATGAAGCTGGTACTCGCGGGAATTGACATAAGTCTGCCCCTGATAGCAGAGCCGGACAGGAAGGGTGGACGGTGTCCGGTGCATCGCCACCGCACGGGCCACGGAAGGCGTGAAGTCCGGCCGGAGTACAAGCGTGTGGCCGTCTCTGTCAAAGAACTTGTAAAGCTCGTTTGACGGCGTCGTGCCGACATCGCTGCCGAACACGTCAAAAAATTCAACCGCCGGCGTCTCGATGTCCGAATAACCGGACGTCTCGAACACACGATGGAGACTGCGCATCAGACGCTGTCTGCGCGCCTCTTCCTCTCCGTAATAGTCCCGGAAGCCCTCCGGGGTATGAATCATCAGATTGCTCACGTCTTTTGCCGCCTTTCCTGCTGTTCCGTCATGTATGTGCGTCCCGCGCGTCCAGATCCTTCTGGAGCCCCTCGAGAATCGGCAGTCCTCCGTCCCCTTCCACGTTCAGAAAGTATGCCGGGTCAAGCTCCGAAATCAGAAAGCTCTTTCGTCCCCCGTACTCCCGCCGCTTCCAGAAAGCCATTACCTCCGCGTAAGGCATATAGTAAAATTCGCCTCTTGACGTGAAGGCGAGCATCAGGAAGGAAATACCCTTCTGACGCTCAAAATCCGTCATGAACGCGATCTGGTGCGGATGAATGTTCGCAAGCGGAAATGTATCCTCCGCACATTCCTTCGCGTCGAAGCAGACCGGAATCCCCTGTACCACGCCGAGGTAGTCGACGGTGCTTTTCCGGTCGAAATAGGCCAGCGTGATGTGCCGTGTCGCCTGATCGATGTGAATCGGCGTGATCGGCGTCGGTACCTTCTGGATCAGCGCCAGCCCGCGGTCGCGATAGGAACGGATCGTCTGATTGATCAGCTGCTCCAGCGCTGATCCGCGCAGCCCTCTCGAGTTCCATGTCGCCATCCGTCAGCCTCCCTCTTCCGGCCATCTCAGTTCCTCGCCGTTCATCACCCGTCGGAAATCGGCCGGCGGTCCTGCCCGGAACGTCCGCCCCTGAAGCGCCGTGATCTCCGCCGACGAAGGAAAACGCACTTCCCACGCATGAAGCATCTGCCTCGTGAGCCTGTACCGCTCCGTAAGAGGCGCGTCGGCGGTCCTTAAACCGTACTTCGGATCGCCCGCGACCGGAATGCCCAGCCACGCCAGATGCGCCCTGATCTGATGTGTCCGACCGGTGATCAGCCGGACGAGCACCAGCTGGCAGAGCGGGCTGCGGGCCAGCACCGTGATCCCCGTCACCATCTCCGATGCGCCGCTCTCCGGCCGGTCGGAAAGCTTCATTCTGTTCGCGCATCTGTCCTTCAGGGCATACACGCGGTAAACCCCGTCCGGCACACTGCCCGGAACTGTCAGGGCAAGATAGCGCTTCTCCAGATCCCTCGTCCGAAGGGCCTGCGACAGGTACTGAAGGCCCGCCATCGTCTTCCCGCAGAGAACGAGACCGCTCGTATTCCGGTCAAGCCGGTTGACCGGCGCCGGCGTCACCGCCCGCAGATCCTCCCTGCTGACCGCTCCACGCGAAAGAAGCCAGCCGGGAAGAAGATCCGACAGTGCCGGTTCCGCGCCGGATGCAGGCTGAACCAGCATACCGGCCGGTTTATTGAGAATCAGCACGTCGCCGTCCTCGTAAACGGCAGGCGGCTGCTTCCGTCCACTGGGAAGAGCGGCGCCGTCTGTCCGGGCGGCGGAAGCCGTTCCGGATCTGCCTTCCGCGCCCGGTGCGCCGAAACGCGTCAGCGTTTCCTCCGACAGAAACAGCTCCAGCCGGTCTCCGGGCACAAGAAGCTCGCTGCCGGCCGCTTTCCGGCGGTTCAGAAGAATGCTCTTCTTCCGCAGCATCTTGTACAGAAAGCCGCTCCCGGCATCCCTCATATATTTCCGGAGAAATTTATCGAGGCGCTGTCCCGCTTCGGCCTCCCGGATGACAAGCTCGCGCATATCAGAGCGAAACCGCCAGCGCGCTGTGGCGGATCATATCTTCGCGGCCGTATCCCTTCCATGCTTCTCCGGGCGTGAAAGTCAGCCCCTTCCGGAGCTCGTCCGCATGTTCATTCATGCTGTCCATCCGGCGGATGAACTGCCTGCGGTCTCCGAGCATGTGAACGGATACCTTGAAAGAAGCGGCTCTCAGCATTTTCTGAAGATGGTCCTGCGCAAAATGAAGATCCGTCTTCGGATCGCTGACATAGCCGACGACCTCCGAACCGCAGATCGCGAGACAGTCGACAAGCGCGTTCTGCTTCTCGGATGTCAGATAGAGCTCATAGGCAACTGTGAGGTTTCCTTCATGGGCATGCAGTTCCCGGTACTCCTCCTCCGGGAGAGACCGGCGCATCAGTATCATGATGAGCCCGACGCAGGAGATGGCCGCAGGTATGATGCCGACCATCGCGACAACCGTCATCAGGTTCCGTCTGGTGCCGAAGTACAGGAAGCTGGTCACGTAGATAAAGATCGGGATCGCGAAAAGCACCGATGTCGTCAGGATCCGGCGCCGTTTTTCCGAACTGAAGTACCCCCACTCTCCCTTCCGTGATTTCATGCATCTCCTCCTTCTGCCCGTGAATTTTCTTCGATTCTACCATAGGAATGCACAAAATGCATCAGTCGTTTTTGTGCATTCTCCTTGCTTCAAAAAGGGCTGCCGCCGGACAATCCGGGGGCAGCCTCTCACGTTCTGTGATTGACGGGCAGATCGACGGACTGAGCCAGCGATCCTTCCGCGATGATATCCAGCTGTCGGTGGAACCGCTCGAGCTCGTCCAGATTGTGCATCGAGAAGATGCGGTAGAACTCGTTCTGGATTTTCACCACCTCGCGCCGGTTGTCCAGCCGGTAGAGATTCTCGATATCCCGGAGGATATCCTGCACAAGATTCGTCTCCATCTGGCTGTCCAGCTGGGCGTCCATAATTTCCGAACGGACCTGGGACATCTCATTGTCAAGCGTCCAGATCGCGTCCGCCGCCCTGATCAGCTGATTTTTGACAGGCTCCGGAATATCTCCCTTGTATTTATACTGCAGTGAATGCTCTGTCGTGGCCCAGAAATTCATCGCCATCGTTCGGATCTGAATCTCCACCTGCAGCCGCTTCGGCCCCTGAAGCGTCTGAACCGTGTACCAGACAATCAGATGAAGGGACCGATACCCGCTCTTCTTCTGATTGGTCAGATAGTCCTTGCGGCTCCGGATTTCCATATCCGTCCGGCCTGCGATCAGCTCGTCGATCCGCTCGATGTCCTCCACGAACTGACAAATGATCCGGATACCGGCGATATCCTCCACCTCTTCCTCCAGCTCCTCGAACGGAATTTTCTTCCTCTGCATTTTTTCGAGGATGCTGGCGACGGTCTTCACCCGGCCGCTGACGCTCTCGATGGGTGAGTAGAGGTTCTTTTTTCTGTGTTCCTCCTTCAGCCCGTGAAACTTGACCAACAGTTCGGAAACTGCCTGCTCGTAAGGATCAAGCAGTTCCTTCCAAAGCTGTATTTCCATAGCAGAACTCCGGGCTTTCTCTCAGTTCAGCGCCGCCAGCACGCGGGTCAGAAGAGCCCATGTACGGCCGACCGAGGAGATACTGAGCTTCTCGTCCGGCGTGTGAATGCCGGTGAGTTCCGGTCCGATGGAAACCGCATCCAGTCCGCGCATTTTCGATGCGAAAAGCCCGCACTCAAGACCGGCATGAATCACGTTGACAACCGGTTCCGAACCGTTCAGCTCCGTATAGCACTGTACCATTGTCTCGCGGAGCGGTGAGGTCTGGCGGAATTCCCATGCCGGGTATTCGCCGACGGTCTGGATACCGCCCCCGATGCTCTCGGAGAGATCCCGAATCGAAAGCTCAAGCGCGTGACGCGCCGATTCGACCGAGCTCCGGACGCCTGTGGTCGCGGCGAATTCCTTTACGCCGGTGCGTATTACGCCGAGGTTGCAGGATGTCTGCGGGAGACCCGGCGTCGTACCGCTCAGCTGACTGATCCCGTCCGGCGTATGAAGCAGGAAGGAAATGACGTGATCCTGACTGTCCATCGACATCACTTCGAGCTTATGGGCGTTGCCCTTCGTCAGTCCGATATGAATATTTTCGTCGATGCCGCGGTATTCCTTCCGGATCTCGCGCTCGAACTTCTCCGAGCTGGTGACGATGATCGGGTAATCCTCCTCATCAATCACGATACCGGCCTTCGCCTCCGTCGGAATCGCGTTGTCCTTCTCGCCTCCGGACACGCTCTCAAGGGAGAACGCCGCGCTGCGGCCGAGATAATAGAGCAGGCGTCCGAGAACCTTGTTGGCGTTCGCACGCCACTTTGTGATCTCCTCGCCGGAATGGCCTCCCTGAAGACCTGTCACCGTAATCATCACCGGAAGACCTCTCATCCGCATCCGCTCGATCGGAACGATCGTGTTGACACGCGATCCGCCGGCGCAGCCGCAGGTGAAGACGCCTTCTTTCTCGGAATCCAGATTGATCATCCGACGGCCGCGGAGCAGCGAGGTGTCAAAAGCCGACGCGCCCAGAAGGCCGATCTCCTCATCGGTTGTGAACACCGCCTCGATCGGAGGATGCTCAAGCGTATCATCCGCCAGCACGGCCAGCGTAAGTGCCACGCCGATTCCGTCGTCTCCGCCGAGGGAAGTGCCGTCAGCGTAGAGCTGGTCGCCCTCCACGAAAAGATCCAGAGGCTGGGTCTCGAAATCATGGTCCGAATCGGCGGTCTTCACGCAGACCATGTCCATATGGGACTGAAGGATCACCGGCGCAGCCGACTCACGTCCCTCCGATCCGGCTTTCCGTATCAGGACGTTGCCGGCGTCATCTGCGGATGCCTCGAGATTCTTCTCCGAGGCGAATGAAAGCAGGTACTGTTTCACCGCCTCCGTGCTGCCTGAGCCTCTCGGGATATCGGAGAGGGCTTCGAAATAATGGAACACCAGGTCCGGTTCAAGTCCTTTTAACATATCCATAGTCTATGCTCCCTTCAGTATTCAGTATAAAGAAAAGGGACGCCCTTCAGCAGTGAAAGCATCCCTTCGCTCAATCGTTATGTTAGATCACTCTTCGTCATCATCGAGATCGCTGAAATCGACATCCGAGTCCAGATCATAATCGTCGTCATCCGAAGTCCGGTCCTCCTCCTCACCGCCGGCCTGCTGCTGGGATGCGCTCTGGGAAGCGGCCGGTGCGGCGCCCGGCGCCGGCACGGACTGCTGTGTCTGCGGGGCAAGTTCCTGACGGTTCTGCTTCACCGTGCTGTAAGCGGTCTGAAGCGACTGTACCAGCGCGTTGTACTTCGAGCCGACATCGTCAATCGTCGTCCCGAGAATATTCCCGAGATTTGCCAGCATGTCATCCGTGTAGGTGATCGCCGAATAACGGATATTGTTGGCGTCCTGTGTCGCCGAATCGAGAATTCCCTGAGCCTGCTGGTTCGCTTTGTTGATGGTATCATTGGCCTGGGCGTATGCCTGCTGCATGACTTCGTGCTGACTGACCAGCTCTCTGGCGCGGGCCTCCGCATTGGCAACGATGCCGTCAGCCTTCGCCTGGGCATCCGCGAGGATCGCATCCTTGTTGGATATAATCTTCTGATAGCGCTTGATCTCGTCAGGCGTCTTCAGCCGCAGCTCGCGCAGCAGCTCCTCCAGCTCCTCCTTGTTGACGACAATCTTCGTCGTCGACAGCGGCTGGAACTTGCAGCTGTCGATATACTCCTCAATCTCTTCAATGATCTGCTCGATTCTGCTGGCCATAACCTCTTCACTTCTCCTTCTGTCGGCTGTTCTGTCAGGCTCCGTCAGCCTGCCGCAGCGGTCATTCGCAACGAAGCTTTTCCCTCATCTTTTCAGCAACAAACGGCGGGACGAATTTGTCGACACTCTTGCCAAATGCCGCAACCTCCTTGACCGTCGTGGAACTCAGATACGCGTATTCAAGGCTGGTAATCAGAAACATCGTATCGATATCCGGCGCGAGGATCCGATTGGTCTGGGCCATCTGCAGTTCGTATTCAAAATCAGTAATGGCGCGCAGACCACGAATGATCACCTGCGCGTCGCACATTCTGACGAAGTCAACTGACAGTCCGTCAAACGATTTAATGACAACATTCGGTATGTCTTTTGTCACTTCGTTTAATATAGTAACACGTTCATCTGTGGAAAACAACGGAGTTTTTGCCGAATTGCGCAAAACTCCCACCACCACTTCGTCGAACTGTTTGGCCGCCCGCCGGATGATGTCAAGATGTCCGTTGGTGCACGGATCAAAGGTACCCGGATAAACCGCTCGCCTCATACTGTATCTCCCGCCCTCTCCAGAAAGAGATGGGTGCTCTGTCCGTAAATCTTATGCCGGATCACCCTGTATCCGAGATCCTCCACATAGGAAAAATCGGTTCTCGGAGACGCCTCCACGACGACCACGCCTCCGGGCGCAAGGAGCTTCATCCCTGCCAGCAGGGTCAGTGTCTGGCGTTCAAGGCCGTGATCAAACGGAGGATCCATGAAGATGATGTCAAACGGATCTTCCTTTTCCAGCGAAGGCAGAACGGACTGCACATCTCCTTTCAGAAGTGTGGCGCGCTCAGCAAGCCGGGTGAACTCCAGGTTCTCAAGAATGAGCTGCTGCGTCTTCCGGTCTTTCTCGACGAAATACGCGCCGGCCGCGCCGCGGCTCAGCGCCTCGATGCCGATGGAACCGGATCCCGCGTACAGGTCAAGGAAGCGGCATCCCGGAATCCGGAACTGCAGAATATTGAATAATGTCTCCTTCGTGCGGTCCGTGGTCGGCCGGACATCCTGACCCCGGACAGTGCGGAGAGGCATGGACCGCGCGGTCCCCGCGATGACTCTCACAGCTCTCCGCTGCTCTTCATGCCGATTCTCCAGTCAAGGTCGCCCCGTCCGAGGCCGAGAATCAGCATTTCCGCAGTGGCAATATTGGTCGCGACCGGAATCGTATTCTGATCGCAGGCAGTGACGATCGTGAAGACGTCCGGGTCCTTCGGGTCAATCATGGACGGGTTATAGAAGAATATGACCATATCCATGGCGCCGCGCTCGATCATTTCCGTAAACTGCTTGTCGCCTCCCAGAGAACCCGGCAGAAATTTATGGACATGCAGCGAGGTAACCTCCTCAATGCGGCGGCCGGTCGTGCCGGTCGCATAGATGTCATGTCTCGACAGAATCCCCTTATACGCGATGCAAAAATCCTCGATCAGTGTCCGCTTACTGTTATGCGCAATTATTCCGATATTCATTCGCTGCCTCGCATCGTTCTGAAAGCTGTTATCATTATCGACCATATTGTATCATATGCCATCGACATTTTACACAAAAAAATCTTTCTCAGAGCGTGATGTTTCGCTCATTTGCACTCATGTAGCGGTTCAGCTCCTCCCGCAGCGACTGATGATCCTCCGCAAGAAGCGCCGGATCCTCCGATAGAATCCCTCCCGCCGTCTCTCCGGCCATCTTAAGCATCTCCCGGTCACGGGAGACATCGGCCAGCCGGAACATCGCGTCCCCGCTCTGCCGGATCCCCAGCAGATCGCCGGGTCCTCTCAGTTCAAAGTCCTTCTCCGCAATTTCAAATCCGTCATCCGACTCCTTCATGATCGAAAGCCGCTTCATGACCGCCTCCGAAGTCTGACCGGCCATAAAAATGCAGTAGGACTGATGCACGCCCCTGCCAACGCGCCCCCGGAGCTGATGCAGCTGGGCGAGCCCGAACCGCTCCGCGTTCTCGATCAGCATCACGGTGGCGTTCGGGACATCGACGCCCACCTCGACCACGGTTGTGGAGACAAGAATCCGGATTTCGCCCGACGCGAACGACTCCATCACACGGTTTTTCTCCTCCGGTTTCATCCGGCCGTGCAGCATGCCGACCTTCAGTCCCCCGAACTCCTTTGTCAGTGCAGCCGACTCCACTGTCACGCTGGCGAGTTCGAGTTCCTCGGTCTTCTCGATCATCGGGCAGATCACATATGCCTGACGCCCCGCCTCCGCCTCCCGGTGGATGAACCGGAGCGCATTCGGTCTCCAGCCGGAATCCACGACCGCGCTGCGAATCGGAAGCCGTCGGGCCGGCCTCTCGTCCAGAACCGAAATATCCAGATCGCCGTAGAAAATCACACCCAGCGTACGGGGAATCGGTGTCGCGCTCATCACCAGTGCGTTCGGCATATCCCCTTTCTCCGCAAAAGACTTTCGCTGCCGTACGCCGAAGCGGTGCTGCTCATCCGTGATCACCAGGGCCAGACGGTTGTACAGGACCCGGTCCTCGATCAGCGCATGTGTTCCGACGATGAGCTTCGCTGTGCCTTCTTCGATCGCCTTCAGCGCCTGCCGCCGGTCCGATACGCCCATCGAGCCCGTCAGAAGAACCGGATGAAATCCGTCGAGTTTCATCCGGTCAAGCAGCCCGCAGAGCTTCTCGAAGTGCTGCCGCGCCAGCACTTCCGTCGGCGCCATCAGCGCCGCCTGCATACCGTTCGCCGCTGTCTGCAGCATGGCAAGAAACGCAAGAATTGTTTTGCCGGATCCCACATCGCCCTGAACAAGACGGTTCATCAGCCCGTCCGCAGCCAGATCCGTTTCGATCTCCCGCCAGACCCGTTTCTGCGCGCCGGTCAGCGGATAAGGAAGCGCGTCGATCACTTCCTCGGTGATCCAGACAGGCGGAACGGGAAGCGGACGGCTGCCGTCCTTTTCCTCGCTCTTCAGTCTGCGGAGCGTTATCACGGACAGGAAAAACTCATCGAAGACAAGTCTCTGCCTTGCCCGGAGAAACTCCTCTCTGTCATGCGGAAAATGGATGCTCCGAACCGCCTCCTGCTCGTCCTGAAGGCCTAGCAGCCGTATCAGCGTCTCAGGCAGATATTCATTGACGAGCCCGGCCTCCCGGCC harbors:
- a CDS encoding RluA family pseudouridine synthase, which codes for MRELVIREAEAGQRLDKFLRKYMRDAGSGFLYKMLRKKSILLNRRKAAGSELLVPGDRLELFLSEETLTRFGAPGAEGRSGTASAARTDGAALPSGRKQPPAVYEDGDVLILNKPAGMLVQPASGAEPALSDLLPGWLLSRGAVSREDLRAVTPAPVNRLDRNTSGLVLCGKTMAGLQYLSQALRTRDLEKRYLALTVPGSVPDGVYRVYALKDRCANRMKLSDRPESGASEMVTGITVLARSPLCQLVLVRLITGRTHQIRAHLAWLGIPVAGDPKYGLRTADAPLTERYRLTRQMLHAWEVRFPSSAEITALQGRTFRAGPPADFRRVMNGEELRWPEEGG
- a CDS encoding aminoacyl-histidine dipeptidase, encoding MDMLKGLEPDLVFHYFEALSDIPRGSGSTEAVKQYLLSFASEKNLEASADDAGNVLIRKAGSEGRESAAPVILQSHMDMVCVKTADSDHDFETQPLDLFVEGDQLYADGTSLGGDDGIGVALTLAVLADDTLEHPPIEAVFTTDEEIGLLGASAFDTSLLRGRRMINLDSEKEGVFTCGCAGGSRVNTIVPIERMRMRGLPVMITVTGLQGGHSGEEITKWRANANKVLGRLLYYLGRSAAFSLESVSGGEKDNAIPTEAKAGIVIDEEDYPIIVTSSEKFEREIRKEYRGIDENIHIGLTKGNAHKLEVMSMDSQDHVISFLLHTPDGISQLSGTTPGLPQTSCNLGVIRTGVKEFAATTGVRSSVESARHALELSIRDLSESIGGGIQTVGEYPAWEFRQTSPLRETMVQCYTELNGSEPVVNVIHAGLECGLFASKMRGLDAVSIGPELTGIHTPDEKLSISSVGRTWALLTRVLAALN
- a CDS encoding Holliday junction resolvase RecU, with the translated sequence MATWNSRGLRGSALEQLINQTIRSYRDRGLALIQKVPTPITPIHIDQATRHITLAYFDRKSTVDYLGVVQGIPVCFDAKECAEDTFPLANIHPHQIAFMTDFERQKGISFLMLAFTSRGEFYYMPYAEVMAFWKRREYGGRKSFLISELDPAYFLNVEGDGGLPILEGLQKDLDARDAHT
- the rsmD gene encoding 16S rRNA (guanine(966)-N(2))-methyltransferase RsmD, which produces MRVIAGTARSMPLRTVRGQDVRPTTDRTKETLFNILQFRIPGCRFLDLYAGSGSIGIEALSRGAAGAYFVEKDRKTQQLILENLEFTRLAERATLLKGDVQSVLPSLEKEDPFDIIFMDPPFDHGLERQTLTLLAGMKLLAPGGVVVVEASPRTDFSYVEDLGYRVIRHKIYGQSTHLFLERAGDTV
- a CDS encoding GTP pyrophosphokinase → MEIQLWKELLDPYEQAVSELLVKFHGLKEEHRKKNLYSPIESVSGRVKTVASILEKMQRKKIPFEELEEEVEDIAGIRIICQFVEDIERIDELIAGRTDMEIRSRKDYLTNQKKSGYRSLHLIVWYTVQTLQGPKRLQVEIQIRTMAMNFWATTEHSLQYKYKGDIPEPVKNQLIRAADAIWTLDNEMSQVRSEIMDAQLDSQMETNLVQDILRDIENLYRLDNRREVVKIQNEFYRIFSMHNLDELERFHRQLDIIAEGSLAQSVDLPVNHRT
- a CDS encoding methylglyoxal synthase; protein product: MNIGIIAHNSKRTLIEDFCIAYKGILSRHDIYATGTTGRRIEEVTSLHVHKFLPGSLGGDKQFTEMIERGAMDMVIFFYNPSMIDPKDPDVFTIVTACDQNTIPVATNIATAEMLILGLGRGDLDWRIGMKSSGEL
- the hisZ gene encoding ATP phosphoribosyltransferase regulatory subunit, coding for MIHTPEGFRDYYGEEEARRQRLMRSLHRVFETSGYSDIETPAVEFFDVFGSDVGTTPSNELYKFFDRDGHTLVLRPDFTPSVARAVAMHRTPSTLPVRLCYQGQTYVNSREYQLHLKEQTQMGVELIGDGSAAADAEILRITCDLLKEAGLTEFQVSVGENDYFKALAQDSGLTPERIEDVRRLISNKNFFGVSELLESEKIQPAIQGAFVRMPQLFGGREVLEEAARYAVNDGAKAAIARLIEISRLVADTGNDRYISYDFGLLSKFHYYTGMIFSAFTYGVGEPVAKGGRYDRLLGHFGMDAPAVGVGVSIDQLMNALARKRAEKEA
- a CDS encoding ATPase encodes the protein MASRIEQIIEEIEEYIDSCKFQPLSTTKIVVNKEELEELLRELRLKTPDEIKRYQKIISNKDAILADAQAKADGIVANAEARARELVSQHEVMQQAYAQANDTINKANQQAQGILDSATQDANNIRYSAITYTDDMLANLGNILGTTIDDVGSKYNALVQSLQTAYSTVKQNRQELAPQTQQSVPAPGAAPAASQSASQQQAGGEEEDRTSDDDDYDLDSDVDFSDLDDDEE
- the recG gene encoding ATP-dependent DNA helicase RecG, with translation MELTDLKGIGPKTAALLNKVGVTTPEELVRYYPVGYDEYTPPEAVSALAEGAKGAVLGVISGSVTLRRYRKVQIVTTEVSDPTGKIRLTWYNAPFMTGVLRRGARLVFRGLVRTVKGVRIMEHPEVFTPEKYAELERTLVPVYGLTKGLSGKTIARAVRQALGREAGLVNEYLPETLIRLLGLQDEQEAVRSIHFPHDREEFLRARQRLVFDEFFLSVITLRRLKSEEKDGSRPLPVPPVWITEEVIDALPYPLTGAQKRVWREIETDLAADGLMNRLVQGDVGSGKTILAFLAMLQTAANGMQAALMAPTEVLARQHFEKLCGLLDRMKLDGFHPVLLTGSMGVSDRRQALKAIEEGTAKLIVGTHALIEDRVLYNRLALVITDEQHRFGVRQRKSFAEKGDMPNALVMSATPIPRTLGVIFYGDLDISVLDERPARRLPIRSAVVDSGWRPNALRFIHREAEAGRQAYVICPMIEKTEELELASVTVESAALTKEFGGLKVGMLHGRMKPEEKNRVMESFASGEIRILVSTTVVEVGVDVPNATVMLIENAERFGLAQLHQLRGRVGRGVHQSYCIFMAGQTSEAVMKRLSIMKESDDGFEIAEKDFELRGPGDLLGIRQSGDAMFRLADVSRDREMLKMAGETAGGILSEDPALLAEDHQSLREELNRYMSANERNITL
- the coaD gene encoding pantetheine-phosphate adenylyltransferase; amino-acid sequence: MRRAVYPGTFDPCTNGHLDIIRRAAKQFDEVVVGVLRNSAKTPLFSTDERVTILNEVTKDIPNVVIKSFDGLSVDFVRMCDAQVIIRGLRAITDFEYELQMAQTNRILAPDIDTMFLITSLEYAYLSSTTVKEVAAFGKSVDKFVPPFVAEKMREKLRCE